A single region of the Opitutus sp. genome encodes:
- the kaiC gene encoding circadian clock protein KaiC: MKTSHARRHLPPSDSVKVPNPPHSRLKPSERPQSNGHGKSAAANNPPPKGILKCPTGIRGLDELTFGGLPRGRSTLVCGGAGSGKTILAVEFIVHGAHDFKEPGVYLSFDETAKELAENIASIGIDLADLIQRKQVIVDHVVIDRSELTATGDYNLDGLFVRLGQAIKAIGAKRVVLDSVESIFAALPNEVRVRAELCRLFAWLNEAGVTSIITGEQGDNQLTRHGLEEYISDCVVFLDHRASNQVSTRRLRIIKYRGSHHGTSEYPALIDSKGLSVLAISSLSLNYAASNKRVLTGIERLDTMLGGKGFYRGSGILVSGTSGTGKTSLAASFAAQICKLGERCLFLPMEESPDQLIRNMSSIGIDLATPLKSGLLHLHSIQPAIFGLEGHLLHLHNLITQLRPSVVIMDPITNLTSLGDRLQIKAMFTRLIDFLKSQGITTLFTSLTGSEVPLENSVVGISSMIDTWIMLRMIETPTERNRLIYVLKSRGMAHSNQMREFNLTETGIEVLDVYTGSGEDYTGAGRLTRQALDRASALSARQAAEQRERELDLEHRSLKAQISMLQARTAGIESEKAHAREQVRLLAETQHADKGRMSIARQAD; this comes from the coding sequence ATGAAAACATCCCACGCCCGCCGTCACCTCCCGCCCTCCGACTCCGTGAAGGTGCCCAACCCGCCCCACTCCCGGCTCAAGCCGTCCGAGCGTCCCCAATCCAACGGCCACGGGAAATCGGCCGCGGCCAACAACCCTCCGCCCAAAGGCATCCTGAAGTGCCCCACCGGCATACGCGGGCTCGATGAGCTCACTTTCGGCGGCCTGCCCCGGGGCCGCTCGACCTTGGTCTGTGGGGGTGCCGGCAGCGGCAAGACCATCCTCGCTGTCGAATTCATCGTGCACGGGGCCCACGACTTTAAGGAACCGGGCGTCTATTTGTCCTTTGATGAAACCGCCAAGGAGTTGGCCGAAAACATCGCCTCAATCGGCATTGATCTGGCCGACCTCATCCAGCGTAAACAGGTCATCGTCGATCACGTGGTTATAGATCGCAGTGAGCTCACGGCGACGGGCGACTACAACCTGGACGGCCTTTTTGTCCGCCTCGGACAGGCGATTAAGGCCATCGGGGCCAAACGGGTCGTGCTCGATAGTGTGGAGTCCATTTTCGCCGCCCTGCCCAACGAAGTACGCGTGCGCGCCGAATTGTGTCGGCTCTTCGCTTGGCTCAATGAAGCCGGCGTCACCAGCATCATCACCGGAGAGCAGGGTGACAACCAGCTCACGCGTCACGGGCTGGAGGAATACATCAGCGACTGCGTCGTGTTTCTCGATCACCGCGCCAGTAATCAGGTGTCCACCCGCCGCCTGCGCATCATCAAGTATCGCGGATCCCACCACGGGACCAGTGAGTACCCCGCCTTGATTGATAGCAAGGGACTCAGTGTGCTGGCGATCAGTTCACTCAGCCTTAACTACGCGGCCTCCAACAAGCGAGTGCTCACGGGGATCGAGCGGCTGGATACGATGCTCGGAGGCAAGGGGTTCTATCGGGGCAGCGGCATCTTGGTGTCGGGCACGTCGGGGACCGGGAAAACCAGTCTCGCCGCCAGCTTTGCCGCCCAAATCTGTAAGCTGGGCGAGCGTTGTCTGTTTTTACCCATGGAGGAGTCGCCTGATCAGCTCATCCGCAACATGAGCTCGATCGGGATCGATCTGGCGACCCCGCTCAAGTCGGGACTGCTGCATTTACACTCGATTCAACCGGCGATTTTCGGCCTGGAAGGGCACCTCCTACATCTGCACAATTTAATCACGCAACTGCGCCCCTCGGTGGTGATCATGGACCCGATCACCAATCTCACCTCCCTAGGTGATCGATTGCAGATCAAGGCGATGTTCACGCGGTTGATTGATTTCTTAAAAAGCCAGGGAATCACCACGCTATTCACCAGCCTGACTGGGAGCGAGGTCCCGCTGGAGAACTCAGTGGTGGGCATCAGCTCGATGATCGATACGTGGATCATGCTGAGGATGATCGAAACACCCACCGAGCGAAACCGGCTGATCTATGTGTTAAAGAGCCGAGGCATGGCGCACAGCAACCAGATGCGTGAGTTTAACCTGACCGAAACGGGCATCGAGGTGCTGGATGTGTACACCGGCAGCGGCGAAGACTACACCGGTGCAGGGCGGCTCACCCGCCAGGCGCTGGATCGGGCCTCCGCGTTGTCCGCACGGCAGGCCGCTGAACAACGTGAGCGCGAGCTGGACCTGGAGCACCGTAGCCTAAAGGCACAAATCTCCATGCTGCAGGCCCGCACTGCCGGCATTGAGAGCGAGAAGGCCCATGCGCGTGAACAGGTGCGCCTGCTAGCGGAAACCCAGCATGCCGACAAAGGGCGCATGTCCATCGCCCGCCAAGCCGACTGA